From a single Cyprinus carpio isolate SPL01 unplaced genomic scaffold, ASM1834038v1 S000000006, whole genome shotgun sequence genomic region:
- the LOC122142570 gene encoding uncharacterized protein LOC122142570 has protein sequence MASSPYSRPSPIRVKCVLNHKNTKTLNFMQVNGEIRPGTQVITYLSALSTGGQVYVTQSSSDRAAFEEGVTYYIKNYTVSSRYGQERLFMGPNTTTYKTAPLTLTFDAEKMAKDALVPPSVSVTGEEQDLFSRGGYLILEGTVEHMQVPRMTTVRDREVLILDVGIKSGSRILEVSLWRDQALSKFKINDKVNICHLRASAKATKLNSTLHTTVEVLEQGPVVEDIVVIGLSEANGEVSLLAEDFSEYTAPPELLEGSVEELLCQLPLHLEEPQKTTKV, from the exons ATGGCATCCTCTCCGTATAGCCGCCCCAGTCCCATCAGGGTCAAGTGTGTGcttaaccacaaaaacacaaaaaccctcAATTTTATGCAAGTAAATGGGGAAATTAGGCCGGGCACTCAAGTAATCACTTACCTTAGTGCACTGTCCACTGGTGGTCAGGTGTATGTCACGCAGTCCTCTTCAGACAGGGCTGCCTTTGAAGAGGGCGTGACATACTATATAAAAAACTACACCGTGTCCTCAAGATATGGACAGGAACGTCTGTTCATGGGTCCGAACACAACGACCTACAAAACCGCTCCCCTCACACTGACCTTTGATGCAGAGAAGATGGCCAAAGACGCCCTGGTTCCACCATCTGTCTCAGTGACTGGGGAGGAGCAGGACCTCTTTTCAAGAGGGGGCTACTTAATTCTGGAAGGAACTGTGGAACAT ATGCAGGTTCCAAGGATGACGACTGTGAGGGACAGAGAAGTCCTCATCTTGGACGTGGGGATCAAAAGCGGCTCCAGAATCCTTGAGGTGTCCTTATGGCGGGACCAGGCCTTGTCCAAATTCAAAATTAATGATAAGGTGAACATATGTCACCTTCGAGCAAGCGCCAAGGCCACCAAGTTAAATTCAACCCTGCACACTACTGTGGAG GTTTTGGAGCAAGGACCAGTGGTGGAGGACATCGTGGTCATTGGCTTGTCTGAAGCCAATGGTGAGGTCTCCTTGCTCGCTGAGGACTTCAGCGAATACACGGCACCTCCTGAGCTGCTTGAAGGGAGTGTAGAAGAGCTCCTGTGCCAGCTTCCACTTCATTTAGAA GAGCCACAGAAAACAACCAAAGTCTGA
- the LOC122142571 gene encoding putative nuclease HARBI1 — MIKYDILRTRPRYCRINLSVPVLDRFFSQEDPPDFRLSRESLAVQNLLNQERRHGWWPFATRSSSSRRPRSTWKKCPAVGLARHRAFIKAAGAIDGCHIRIKPPSGPDGQCYRNRKLFPSIILQAVCDHQGRFIDTYVGWPGSVHDSRVLRHSPLYAQSSYPPPGHFILADGGYPCLQRPLPLITPYKRQVQGVGAQRFNSHHSRARSIIEGGFGMMKTRFRSIFLQALEVHYTFVPHVVTACTILHNIWLSAGDVLAPEDEPEDDVEEDEGEADMEAVNGARWGDQLCAEVSALEVVPPGHDYL, encoded by the exons atgattAAATATGACATCTTGAGG ACCAGACCCCGTTACTGCAGGATTAACCTGAGTGTCCCAGTTTTGGACCGTTTCTTCAGCCAGGAAGATCCCCCAGACTTTCGGCTGAGCAGGGAGTCTCTGGCAGTTCAGAACCTCCTGAACCAGGAGAGAAGACATGG GTGGTGGCCATTCGCCACAAGGTCATCTTCCTCCCGAAGACCCCGGAGCACCTGGAAGAAGTGTCCCGCGGTGGGGCTGGCACGCCACAGAGCTTTTATCAAAGCTGCAGGTGCCATCGACGGCTGTCACATCCGCATCAAGCCTCCGAGCGGCCCTGATGGTCAGTGCTACAGAAACAGGAAACTGTTTCCATCCATAATCCTTCAGGCTGTTTGTGACCATCAGGGCCGCTTCATCGATACGTACGTGGGGTGGCCTGGATCGGTGCACGACTCCAGGGTGCTCCGGCACAGCCCACTGTATGCTCAGTCATCCTACCCTCCTCCAGGGCATTTCATCTTGGCCGATGGAGGATATCCATGCCTCCAACGGCCTCTCCCCCTCATCACTCCTTACAAGAGGCAGGTGCAAGGTGTGGGAGCCCAGCGCTTTAACAGCCATCATTCCAGGGCACGCTCCATTATAGAGGGTGGTTTTGGAATGATGAAGACAAGGTTCCGGTCCATCTTCCTGCAAGCGCTGGAGGTGCACTACACCTTTGTTCCTCAT GTTGTGACAGCATGCACCATCCTCCACAACATCTGGCTCAGTGCCGGAGACGTGTTGGCACCTGAGGATGAGCCTGAGGACGATGTGGAGGAAGATGAGGGGGAGGCTGACATGGAGGCCGTCAACGGTGCTCGGTGGGGTGACCAACTCTGTGCTGAGGTGTCTGCCCTGGAGGTTGTACCACCAGGTCATGACTACCTTTAA